In Prunus dulcis chromosome 1, ALMONDv2, whole genome shotgun sequence, the following are encoded in one genomic region:
- the LOC117616325 gene encoding tRNA (adenine(37)-N6)-methyltransferase isoform X1, with amino-acid sequence MGYSTESKWLTATITFALAALSASTAFSLYFWKRKSRDLDSKIGELEKSLKASLDNCAAERQGRIRAQQALRKALTQPKLDNVELTSYPMAPIGVIQSCFSTRNGTPRQPVLVPLSRACLIFNTARVPPASLEGLGEYSHCWVIYVFHQNTNLEKLWKDPTKSKFKAKVRVPTLNGERKGLFATRSPHRPSPIGLSVAKVEAVQGHMLLLSGVDLVDGTPVLDVKPYIPYCDNIQGARVPKWLAADSILAVASVGFSEVFTSTLADCWEMAGNNSLYASPDEFQNLIKQVLSWDIRSLAQRNRPHDSFINSENGKQLNDSSDNDHDEDASSPGNEQPPSSSGDIMYHLTLEGLEVSYRLNSDFSVVVEKVKEVSNITNSRQKRCNYSMWRV; translated from the exons ATGGGCTACAGCACAGAATCAAAATGGTTAACAGCCACCATAACCTTTGCGCTCGCAGCTCTCTCCGCCTCCACTGCCTTTTCTT TGtatttttggaaaagaaaatcgAGGGATTTGGATTCCAAGATTGGAGAGCTCGAGAAATCTCTCAAGGCCTCCTTAGACAATTGTGCTGCTGAAAGGCAAGGCCGAATTCGGGCTCAGCAG GCTTTGAGGAAAGCACTAACGCAACCAAAGTTGGATAATGTGGAGCTGACTTCTTACCCCATGGCACCTATTGGTGTCATACAGTCATGCTTCTCTACCAG GAATGGGACGCCCAGGCAACCTGTACTTGTGCCTCTCTCGAGGGCCTGTTTGATCTTTAATACAGCTCGTGTTCCTCCAGCATCACTTGAGGGTCTTGGAGAATATTCTCACTGCTGGGTTATATATGTTTTCCATCAAAATACAAATCTAGAGAAGCTTTGGAAAGATCCAACTAAGTCAAAGTTCAAGGCCAAG GTAAGAGTGCCAACACTAAACGGTGAAAGGAAGGGACTCTTTGCAACAAGATCTCCACACAGGCCATCCCCCATTGGACTCAGTGTTGCCAAG GTGGAGGCTGTACAAGGGCATATGCTTCTACTCTCTGGTGTGGATTTGGTTGATGGGACA CCTGTACTCGATGTCAAACCTTATATTCCCTACTGCGACAACATCCAAGGAGCAAGAGTGCCAAAGTGGTTAGCG GCGGACAGTATATTAGCAGTAGCTTCTGTTGGTTTCTCTGAGGTGTTCACTTCCACACTTGCTGATTGCTGGGAAATGGCA GGAAATAATTCACTCTATGCTTCACCAGACGAGTTCCAAAACTTGATAAAGCAGGTGCTTTCATGGGATATTAGATCATTGGCTCAACGAAATCGACCTCATGATTCCTTCATTAACTCAGAAAATGGTAAACAGTTGAATGATAGTTCAGACAATGACCACGATGAAGACGCTTCGAGCCCTGGAAATGAGCAGCCCCCAAGTTCTTCTGGGGACATAATGTATCACCTAACCCTAGAAGGATTGGAAGTTTCGTACAGACTCAATTCTGACTTCAGTGTGGTTGTAGAGAAAGTAAAAGAAGTATCAAACATCACAAACAGTCGTCAAAAGCGATGTAATTACTCTATGTGGAGGGTCTGA
- the LOC117616325 gene encoding tRNA (adenine(37)-N6)-methyltransferase isoform X2, with the protein MGYSTESKWLTATITFALAALSASTAFSLYFWKRKSRDLDSKIGELEKSLKASLDNCAAERQGRIRAQQALRKALTQPKLDNVELTSYPMAPIGVIQSCFSTRNGTPRQPVLVPLSRACLIFNTARVPPASLEGLGEYSHCWVIYVFHQNTNLEKLWKDPTKSKFKAKVRVPTLNGERKGLFATRSPHRPSPIGLSVAKVEAVQGHMLLLSGVDLVDGTPVLDVKPYIPYCDNIQGARVPKWLAADSILAVASVGFSEVFTSTLADCWEMANSRSRR; encoded by the exons ATGGGCTACAGCACAGAATCAAAATGGTTAACAGCCACCATAACCTTTGCGCTCGCAGCTCTCTCCGCCTCCACTGCCTTTTCTT TGtatttttggaaaagaaaatcgAGGGATTTGGATTCCAAGATTGGAGAGCTCGAGAAATCTCTCAAGGCCTCCTTAGACAATTGTGCTGCTGAAAGGCAAGGCCGAATTCGGGCTCAGCAG GCTTTGAGGAAAGCACTAACGCAACCAAAGTTGGATAATGTGGAGCTGACTTCTTACCCCATGGCACCTATTGGTGTCATACAGTCATGCTTCTCTACCAG GAATGGGACGCCCAGGCAACCTGTACTTGTGCCTCTCTCGAGGGCCTGTTTGATCTTTAATACAGCTCGTGTTCCTCCAGCATCACTTGAGGGTCTTGGAGAATATTCTCACTGCTGGGTTATATATGTTTTCCATCAAAATACAAATCTAGAGAAGCTTTGGAAAGATCCAACTAAGTCAAAGTTCAAGGCCAAG GTAAGAGTGCCAACACTAAACGGTGAAAGGAAGGGACTCTTTGCAACAAGATCTCCACACAGGCCATCCCCCATTGGACTCAGTGTTGCCAAG GTGGAGGCTGTACAAGGGCATATGCTTCTACTCTCTGGTGTGGATTTGGTTGATGGGACA CCTGTACTCGATGTCAAACCTTATATTCCCTACTGCGACAACATCCAAGGAGCAAGAGTGCCAAAGTGGTTAGCG GCGGACAGTATATTAGCAGTAGCTTCTGTTGGTTTCTCTGAGGTGTTCACTTCCACACTTGCTGATTGCTGGGAAATGGCA AACTCGAGGTCGAGGCGCTGA